The Papaver somniferum cultivar HN1 chromosome 6, ASM357369v1, whole genome shotgun sequence genome segment ACGGCATTGCTTGGAGTGGTCCACCAATGATGGGACGATCAGTAAACAAAACATATTTCCTGCAAATACAGTCATCTTATGCAATACTAAAATTTCGACTTCTTCCTCTTATTTGATTTTGCACATTGGCTCTTGCTCTTCTTATTTCAGTTTGCACATTGGCTCAGTTtacaactctttgattttcgatATCATGTTGGTTTTCTATGTGTTCATATTTCAAAAAATTGGAAGTGCtaaaaaaatatggagaagttgtaagttgaaatgaaattggaattgggtatttatagggtgatgGATTTATGGCAGTTAGATCAGATATACTAGATGATGGGCGGTCGTGTCTCTACCACTTGCGGTTTAGGCTACACAGTCCGATGTAGTTTCAATCGAGCGGTCGAGACTCCACTTCTTAGTAGAGACTATACCTTTCCTGGCTAAGTGATAAAGTTTTCACTTAGACAGATCAGTCTTCTAGTTTTCCTTTCCCATGGTGGGTAGAAAACTGGCAAATCTGATGATTTTCCAGTCCTATAGGAACCGATCTTACATATAACTCATGTCCGAGAGCTCTAAATCTTCGGAATAATTAGcccctcaagatagatatcatTATACAAAATCCTAATATTCTGTATTGGTGATAAGTGTCCGATATTTTTTTAAGAGGGTATAAGCAATACCCATTTAATTCACACCTTCacacttcagttttttttttcttcaacaagTAAAGAGGAAGCCTTAGTGATAACGTACAAAAAATTCTACCCGAGAGACCAATAAAACATCGTATGGATTCATAAACATAGTAACATTACATTATTAAGTAATGAAAGAGCGGGCTTACATTTGATCCATAACATTCGAAGACTTCTTGAAGCCGGTTCCTATGGACCATGGGGAAAAAGGAATTATGTGGTATGAAAAACCAGCCACGCTAGGGAAAAGTTTATAACAACATACATTCTATCGAGTGATAATCTGAAAAGCGCCAGAGATATAATTATTATCTTTGGCATTGTAAACTTTCTGTGGAAATTTGCTCGTTAACGACTATTCTGTAACAACTATTTCCCCCTATTTCATTCTTATGTATACACGCGCCCCCTTACTGAATCAAATTACTCACATCTATTTTTACTTATATTAAACCTATTTCTTTACCTATATTCTCAATTATAAATTTCATAATCAATAGTGAATTCCGATGACGAGAGGCAAATTCATATGAATTAGTTTAAATCACAGCAAGAAATGCATCTTTAGATGTTGCaacaacttgatgatgaggaaTCCGAAGATATAGAACTAAACAATACTCTGATTCCCGTACGTTCGagccaaatacctagagttcaTGAGTCAAAATAAGTATTCACAAGAAGATTTACGTATCGAGTGAGGGAATGGTTCCACCATAAGCTGATATACAATTATTTTCTTACCAATTTATGTGTTTTGTAATCAATATTTCCAATGTCGATTCTTCAAGTCTGACACTTGGTGATAAAGATTATTAATGAGCTTTTCCGCGTAGAACTTCAATTTAATTATATCAGTTAGATGCACtaaatattagaggtcatagtccttAACAAAAATTTACTTCGGGCCTAAGTTAACTAGGTTATGACAAACATGCGGATGCAAACGATGAGTACCTTCTCATGGGAAAAAAACTTCGTATCTTTCATTATTTTGTTAAGTaataattaatcattttggtcgtATGTATTTATGAAAACCAACCAAGGAAGACAATTGAGAAATATTGAAGCAGAACGAGGATAGGTGATTCCCAGGAATACTAGATAGTCTTGATTGTATGCACATGGTGTGGTTGGGATGCCTTACTTATTCGGTCAGTCAATATGATGTGATTACTCAAAAAAAACTGTTATCCTTGAAGttgctgcttcttatgattgttagaTATGACACACTTTTATTTTGTCttccgggttcacaaaatgatattaatgttttgcacaaATCGCCTCTGCTTGAAAATCTAAAGTATGGAATTAGTCTCCAAGTCCATTTCATAATCAATACGCTCATGGGTATTATTTCGGATGGGATATATCTAAAATTGTCAACTTTGGTTCAACGTTACCGTCAACTCCCAACTGAAGAATTAGGTCGTTCGTACCGGCATTTAAACAGTAAGCAAATGGGGTTGATAAAGGGTGGGGAACGAGCTTACAGGAATTCTGAAGCTGAAATTTGCTACATTTGTGGGACGTGTCGTTATTTAAGTGCTCTTTAAATGCACATGACTATGATCACTTGCATAATTctgcataacatggtaattcaaaAACCCGTAAAAATAAGGATTGGATTAAGCATGATGATGAACATTTGATATTTGAGATTCAACCAGAAAAAGGTCTGCCTGCAAGAATTTGTGCAAATGGATAATTACTTTTTTTGTTCATCTCCCTATTTTGAAATTTTCGGTCAATCGCTCTTTCCTTCTCGACGATCTTCTGATGTCCCATAAACTCCACCATGTTAAAACTGTTGGAGCTTCCTCCTTCTTGAGCTAATTTTCTAGCCATTCTTACATTAAATGTTTCTCCATAGTAATTTTCTCTTAGTACGAGAATTAAGTTGGAATTTGGGTTTGTTATGGTACCTGGTGAAGAAGTTGGATTTGATGGAGTAGTGAAATgatgaagaatttggtgttgagaaTTGTATGGTGATCCGTCATGTGCTCGTTGCATAGTTTCAAAGAAgtctggattatatttgttcaacactTTTTAAAATTTGTTAACTAACTTTCAAATTGGAATTTTTTCCATTTTGGCGTTGCCAATCTGCACAACATTTTCTTTCCACATCAACATGAATAACACCACTCTCCCAGCTCTCTTGGGTTGTAATATCGCAGAAACATATAAGGCGATTTTCTTATTATTGTAATAAAGTGTTGAGACAACCCATTTGCATcatcatggtttttttttttgatatttcaaAAAATTGTAATTATCCCACATGATATTACCATGTTGTTATGCACCATTGATACAATTTTgggtaaaataaacataattGCGAAAAATGCATTCATCTTCAGTGACAGTGAATTTTGAACACCGAACTTTGGTACTTTAATTTGGTTCTTTTGGCCTGAGATTGAAGtttagattgaaaaccatattacaaaaaaaaaagaggaaattaTGAAGTGTAAAGAAGGTGtaattagtttatcttgttttatATTAGAAGAATATTGGAAGATtcagaaattctagagagatttttAAATTCTAGTGttagttgaaatgaatttgaagttgaatATTTATATGGAGTGGATTCCTGACCATTAGATGATGAATTATTGAACGATGATCATAGCGTCGAATGATATAAAGATTATCATTGGTGCTATAATAACCGTCGAGCGACTTAGAAACCATCGAGTGATGAAGTCTCTATCACATATACCTAAGTGGTATATTTAACACTTAGACAGTTACATTGGTCATTTTGCAATATCCCAATAATGGATGCAAAAGTGGCAAACGGGCGCATAAGAACATACCTGATTAGTAGAGAAACCgggacaaaagaaaataaaaattcatcATTCTTTTCACGAGTCAGCTGACTGATGCTTCTGTGAAAGTTAGAGTCAAAATCTTCCCCGTACTTTTCTTTCATAACACTCTCTGATGTAGTTTAAGACTTGGGTATCTCAGTTTCAAAAATAATATCGACTCTCTCATTTACTGCGAGGTCCTTAAGATGAGCCCCTTTTTAAGGATCTTTACCATAGAAGAAAAAGTCCCATTGAATCTTATTTAGCTTCTCGCAGCAATGCTTTTGCAGATTGACGACAATTTAACAACCTCCATGCCCCATAACACCACTGTCCATGGTAGGCTCGAAGGCAATGCATATTATGACATTAGCGACAATTTTACTAGTTCTTGGTTTTTACCGGGGATCGTTCTTTCATTCCATTCCATAGATGATTCGTGTATGGACAACTGACACGAACGCAAGGATAACGACAAAAACCGAACAAACAAACTGTGGGACCTAGTTTTCGTGCCACCTCGCATCTGGAGCTCAAGTGGACCCTACTCTGACGTTTACGTTTTTGAATATTTCGAAGTGAAAATAATAATtcatcaaaataaataattatatttATCAAAATTGGAGGAAAAAAGAGACACATGTGGGCCCATTTGAATCGACCGAAATAATTGACATGTACAGTGAGAGTCCATAATTAATTGCTGAAAATGATTCTACACAATGAGTGCGAAGTGTGGTCGTATTTCACCGGACTATCCAGCCTTGCTCAAAATAATCCATTCCAGTCTCTGCAACCAATCATTCTCCGGACATTTTGGTAATGAAAGTAACATCTGATAACTTACCCCTGATGTAAATTTTAGAAAAAAGCTATTTATACGGGGATAAAATTGTCAGATGTTAATATTCATGGTGAAATCACATACATATTAAGTTGGACCATGGTTTCATCATCCTGCTAATGGTATCCCTTTATAATGGTTTCTATATGAACCTTTCTGTccatccaaaagatgaagtcaaaAAGTTAATTTCCAGCTCAAATGAAAACGTCCTCCATCAACAACGACACTACCAGTTGTTTATGTCACGTAGTAGTTGCGTATTGTTGTAACCTCCATATTCACACAACCAGCCAATCTAGGGGTGGTGGACAAAACTGAGACTTAATTTGGCTGAAGCCTTGCACGTCCAGTGATAAAAGTCACCGGGCGGCGACGGCACCAAACACATGTATCAGTTTGTAACAGTAACCTAGTACAGTTGAGGCTCTGAACATTTTTTTAACTAAAGTTGCCGGTTAAGATTACGGCTCCCAAAGAATTGGGAACTGgaagtaaataaataaaatcatttgACTGCAAATAGCCCAGTTCCCGTACACACTACACACACCATAAAATCACAGAAACAAAAAAGAttcatcattttattattatcatcCTCCCTTCAGTAACACCATCAACCGCATCTCCTGACCGTTAGATGTAGCGGATGACTAAAGATATAAATACACTTTAATGGAGTAAaataaccaaaaaaagaaaacaaaattattaacaaaagGGAAtgacaaaataataacaaaaatacaaaattgatattaaaataaagaaaatcactGACGTGGACGTTTTTGTTCATATAAAAACATCAACGGTGTAGATTTCATCTCCTACATTCCTCATTTCGTTTTTAACTCCCCCCTCCTCTTCACAATTCTCTTCTCCCCTCTCTTCTTCACTCCTCCTCTTCCTCTCTCTCAAATTCTCTGAAGAATTTCTCTTTTTCTCTAAACCAgagcataaaaaaaaaaaaacagagcttgtttttgttctttattTCTAGATTATAAAGATGATGTTAGGAAAGAGACCAAGAGTACCACCAGTGTTCAGAAGAACAACAAGTATTACAGAATTTACTATAGATCTTCTTGACGTagaacccattaatggtgatgatactaataacaacaacaactatTTAACAGTTGATCAGAGGGTATTATCGACTATATCACCAAGAAATTATACTAATTTAAGAAGTCCATTATCTAATTCATCAGCTCAAACTTCTCATTTCTTAAGAGCTTGTGGTCTCTGTAATCGTCGTTTAGCTCCTGGTCGTGATATCTACATGTATAGGTATACCCTTTCTTCCAATATTTCCATTTAAACAGTGAATTTgaatgtttttgtttttctggaATTATTTCCTTTCTAAGTTTGTAATTTGATTTAAGATCTGACTATGATGAACGGTTCTGACTGAATTTTGTGATTTTCTTGTTACAGGGGAGATACCGCTTTTTGCAGTTCAGAATGCAGACATCAACAAATAATTGAAGATGAAGCGAAAGAGAAATCATCATCATCGCCTTTTAGACCAACAACAAACAGAGAATCT includes the following:
- the LOC113286895 gene encoding uncharacterized protein LOC113286895, with the translated sequence MMLGKRPRVPPVFRRTTSITEFTIDLLDVEPINGDDTNNNNNYLTVDQRVLSTISPRNYTNLRSPLSNSSAQTSHFLRACGLCNRRLAPGRDIYMYRGDTAFCSSECRHQQIIEDEAKEKSSSSPFRPTTNRESSTITVGSTGCNQSGPVAAA